A part of Streptomyces sp. NBC_01210 genomic DNA contains:
- the rho gene encoding transcription termination factor Rho, producing MSDTTDLMGVTADNNVDTAAPAAGAASGTTSRRRRSGTGLEGMVLAELQQVASGLGIRGTARMRKSQLIEVIKEAQAGGGSSAPKSAEAGTGAAETKPKRRATSKARTGDESTAAAAKADKAEKAEKAVAQQQIDIPGQPASDDQPAAGERRRRRATAQAGSPDTTSEPKADVRTEVRTETAVDVKTDAQPDAKAEAAADTAEGRRDRQDRGQRGERGERGGDRGDRRDRQRDRRGGKGDDQQGGQRQQRQGGQQGGQQGPQDDFDDEGGRRGRRGRYRDRRGRRGREDSFGNEPQVSEDDVLIPVAGILDILDNYAFIRTSGYLPGPNDVYVSLAQVRKNGLRKGDHVTGAVRQPKDGERREKFNALVRLDSANGMAAESGRGRPEFNKLTPLYPQDRLRLETDPGILTTRIIDLVSPIGKGQRGLIVAPPKTGKTMILQAIANAITVNSPECHLMVVLVDERPEEVTDMQRSVKGEVISSTFDRPAEDHTTVAELAIERAKRLVELGHDVVVLLDSITRLGRAYNLAAPASGRILSGGVDSTALYPPKRFFGAARNIEDGGSLTILATALVDTGSRMDEVIFEEFKGTGNMELKLDRKLSDKRIFPAVDVDASSTRKEEILLGSDELAITWKLRRVLHALDQQQAIELLLDKMKQTKSNGEFLLQIQKTTPSAGNGND from the coding sequence GTGAGCGACACCACCGATCTGATGGGCGTGACTGCCGACAACAACGTCGACACCGCCGCGCCCGCCGCAGGTGCTGCCTCTGGCACCACCTCACGGCGCCGCCGCTCCGGCACCGGCCTCGAGGGCATGGTCCTGGCCGAGCTGCAGCAGGTCGCGTCCGGCCTCGGGATCAGGGGCACCGCGCGTATGCGCAAGAGCCAGCTGATCGAGGTCATCAAGGAGGCGCAGGCGGGCGGCGGCTCGTCCGCGCCGAAGAGCGCCGAGGCGGGCACCGGCGCGGCCGAGACCAAGCCGAAGCGGCGCGCCACCTCCAAGGCGCGCACGGGCGACGAGTCCACGGCCGCTGCGGCGAAGGCGGACAAGGCCGAGAAGGCCGAGAAGGCCGTCGCCCAGCAGCAGATCGACATTCCCGGCCAGCCGGCCAGCGACGACCAGCCGGCCGCCGGTGAGCGCCGCCGTCGTCGGGCCACCGCCCAGGCGGGCAGCCCGGACACCACGAGCGAGCCCAAGGCCGACGTCAGGACCGAGGTCCGGACCGAGACGGCCGTCGACGTCAAGACTGACGCCCAGCCGGACGCCAAGGCCGAGGCCGCCGCCGACACCGCCGAGGGCCGGCGCGACCGTCAGGACCGGGGCCAGCGCGGTGAGCGTGGTGAGCGCGGCGGTGACCGCGGTGACCGCCGTGACCGTCAGCGCGACCGTCGTGGTGGCAAGGGCGACGACCAGCAGGGCGGCCAGCGCCAGCAGCGCCAGGGCGGCCAGCAGGGTGGTCAGCAGGGCCCGCAGGACGACTTCGACGACGAGGGCGGCCGCCGCGGACGCCGTGGCCGTTACCGCGACCGTCGTGGCCGTCGTGGCCGCGAGGACTCCTTCGGCAACGAGCCGCAGGTCTCCGAGGACGACGTCCTGATCCCCGTCGCGGGCATCCTGGACATCCTCGACAACTACGCGTTCATCCGGACCTCCGGCTACCTGCCGGGCCCGAACGACGTGTACGTCTCCCTCGCCCAGGTCCGCAAGAACGGCCTGCGCAAGGGTGACCACGTCACCGGAGCGGTCCGTCAGCCGAAGGACGGCGAGCGCCGCGAGAAGTTCAACGCGCTCGTACGCCTGGACTCGGCGAACGGCATGGCGGCCGAATCCGGCCGCGGCCGCCCGGAGTTCAACAAGCTGACCCCGCTGTACCCGCAGGACCGACTGCGCCTCGAGACCGACCCGGGCATCCTGACGACCCGGATCATCGACCTCGTGTCGCCGATCGGCAAGGGCCAGCGAGGCCTGATCGTGGCCCCGCCGAAGACCGGCAAGACCATGATCCTGCAGGCGATCGCCAACGCGATCACCGTCAACAGCCCCGAGTGCCACCTGATGGTCGTCCTTGTCGACGAGCGTCCGGAAGAGGTCACCGACATGCAGCGGTCGGTGAAGGGCGAGGTCATCTCCTCGACCTTCGACCGCCCGGCCGAGGACCACACCACGGTCGCCGAGCTGGCCATCGAGCGCGCCAAGCGTCTCGTCGAGCTGGGTCACGACGTGGTCGTCCTGCTGGACTCGATCACCCGCCTGGGCCGTGCGTACAACCTCGCTGCGCCCGCCTCCGGCCGCATCCTCTCCGGTGGTGTCGACTCGACCGCGCTCTACCCGCCGAAGCGCTTCTTCGGTGCCGCGCGGAACATCGAGGACGGCGGCTCGCTGACCATCCTGGCCACCGCGCTGGTCGACACCGGCTCGCGCATGGACGAGGTGATCTTCGAGGAGTTCAAGGGCACCGGCAACATGGAGCTCAAGCTCGACCGGAAGCTCTCGGACAAGCGCATCTTCCCGGCGGTGGACGTGGACGCGTCCAGCACCCGTAAGGAAGAGATCCTGCTCGGCAGCGACGAGCTCGCCATCACCTGGAAGCTGCGCCGGGTGCTGCACGCGCTCGACCAGCAGCAGGCGATCGAGCTGCTGCTGGACAAGATGAAGCAGACGAAGTCGAACGGCGAGTTCCTGCTGCAGATCCAGAAGACGACTCCGTCCGCCGGGAACGGCAACGACTGA
- a CDS encoding trypsin-like serine protease: protein MRVVVPTAVAAVAALVGTGLAMSGSQAAEAGGSQISARQQADPLSQSELRSRAISAIKAGKASKRSLAKEPSASSSPDTRSAPSARIIGGKETTISAAPWMAQLYFQDDTGAGYFCGGVVVAPTKVATAAHCVKGIKWYATGSVITGTDQLPTDTGQKDANGDAIFDFHGGQVRGAYRQWNHPQYSAVTVDNDVAVLTLDAPVSVTPLPIMQNTDTALYTPGTDAKVYGWGRTSSTEPNSSSQTLKVADADINSNAACQSAYGSDYIVGHMVCAGAAPTGDDSTTETTCNGDSGGPLVAGGKLVGLVSWGDANCSAPGKYGVYAKVSTYSAPIRARVNDSNWSNDHAADLLARRASGSTLFGWTSKITSLTRQFNHGAFGGVTLMVQADLNRDDYQDLIYRVPNGDVYWSYSNDLAPKLIAKAWGTHKQILVPGDLTGDDLPDMMTVNSAGNAYLYPGKGTGAFAAPILIGSGWGQYGMVRGHGDFTGDGRADILARGAGGATYLYAGTGKATGTFAARRLIGTFGSTYNALVTTGDVNSDGNADLFVRDTAGKLWLYPGNGKSTGGIFATRVAFGTGWQAYNLFG, encoded by the coding sequence ATGAGAGTCGTGGTACCGACGGCCGTTGCCGCAGTCGCCGCTCTGGTCGGCACGGGACTGGCCATGTCCGGCTCGCAGGCCGCCGAGGCCGGCGGCTCGCAGATCAGCGCCCGGCAGCAGGCCGACCCGCTGTCGCAGTCGGAACTGCGCAGCCGCGCGATCAGCGCGATAAAGGCCGGCAAAGCAAGCAAGCGCAGCCTCGCCAAGGAGCCCTCCGCCTCGTCGTCGCCCGACACGAGGTCGGCGCCGAGCGCCCGCATCATCGGCGGCAAGGAGACGACCATCTCGGCGGCGCCGTGGATGGCTCAGCTCTACTTCCAGGACGACACGGGCGCCGGCTACTTCTGCGGTGGCGTCGTCGTCGCCCCGACGAAGGTCGCCACCGCCGCGCACTGCGTCAAGGGCATCAAGTGGTACGCGACCGGGTCGGTCATCACCGGCACCGACCAGCTGCCCACGGACACCGGCCAGAAGGACGCGAACGGCGACGCGATCTTCGACTTCCACGGCGGGCAGGTCCGCGGCGCCTACCGTCAGTGGAACCACCCGCAGTACAGCGCGGTCACCGTCGACAACGACGTCGCCGTGCTCACCCTGGACGCGCCGGTCTCCGTGACGCCGCTGCCGATCATGCAGAACACGGACACCGCTCTGTACACGCCGGGTACGGACGCCAAGGTGTACGGCTGGGGCCGCACCAGCTCCACCGAGCCCAACAGCTCCTCGCAGACCCTCAAGGTCGCCGACGCGGACATCAACTCCAACGCCGCCTGCCAGAGCGCGTACGGCTCGGACTACATCGTCGGCCACATGGTCTGCGCCGGAGCCGCGCCGACCGGTGACGACAGCACCACCGAGACGACCTGCAACGGTGACTCCGGCGGCCCGCTGGTGGCCGGCGGCAAGCTCGTCGGCCTCGTCTCCTGGGGTGACGCGAACTGCTCGGCCCCGGGCAAGTACGGCGTCTACGCCAAGGTGAGCACGTACTCGGCCCCGATCCGGGCCCGGGTCAACGACAGCAACTGGAGCAACGACCACGCCGCGGACCTGCTGGCCCGCCGTGCGTCGGGCAGCACGCTCTTCGGCTGGACCTCGAAGATCACCAGCCTCACCCGCCAGTTCAACCACGGCGCCTTCGGCGGTGTGACCCTGATGGTTCAGGCCGACCTGAACCGCGACGACTACCAGGACCTCATCTACCGCGTGCCGAACGGTGACGTCTACTGGTCCTACAGCAACGACCTGGCGCCGAAGCTCATCGCCAAGGCCTGGGGCACGCACAAGCAGATCCTGGTCCCCGGCGACCTGACCGGCGACGATCTGCCGGACATGATGACCGTCAACTCCGCGGGCAACGCGTACCTCTACCCGGGCAAGGGCACCGGCGCCTTCGCCGCGCCGATCCTGATCGGCTCCGGCTGGGGGCAGTACGGCATGGTCCGCGGTCACGGTGACTTCACCGGCGACGGACGGGCCGACATCCTGGCCCGCGGCGCCGGCGGCGCCACCTACCTGTACGCGGGCACCGGCAAGGCCACCGGCACGTTCGCGGCCCGACGTCTCATCGGCACCTTCGGCAGCACCTACAACGCGCTCGTCACCACCGGCGACGTGAACAGCGACGGAAACGCCGACCTGTTCGTGCGTGACACCGCCGGCAAGCTCTGGCTCTACCCGGGCAACGGGAAGTCCACCGGTGGGATCTTCGCCACACGTGTCGCCTTCGGCACCGGCTGGCAGGCGTACAACCTCTTCGGCTAA
- a CDS encoding LCP family protein, which yields MGEQSSTGSRIRSRGKRRRQPSRGRRAMTIAAWSAAGLVLVGGSGLGYVYFKLNGNIKGVDINAALGTDRPENVDNGSMDILVLGSDSRSGANSEYGVDEGAARSDTAMMVHVYEGHKKASVVSIPRDTLVDRPRCVDAKGSSVSGEKRAMFNTAYEVGGPACAVKTLEKMSGIRMDHYIEVDFTGFKKLIDKLGGVEITTTKPIDDSKSHLHLKPGTHTLNGEKSLGLVRTRKSVGDGSDLGRIQLQQAFMKAFINQVKDVGVFTNPKKLFDVADTATKAITPDSELDSVQELMSFAKGLSGLGAEDVHMITMPVEYDPADPNRVIPIKAAARQVWTALKQDEPIPASAVKDSAGDKGAAGSLVQSH from the coding sequence ATGGGCGAGCAGAGCAGCACCGGAAGCCGAATACGCAGCCGCGGCAAGCGCCGTAGGCAGCCCAGCAGGGGCCGCCGGGCGATGACCATTGCCGCGTGGTCCGCAGCAGGTCTGGTGCTGGTCGGTGGATCCGGCCTCGGCTACGTCTACTTCAAGCTCAACGGCAACATCAAGGGCGTCGACATCAACGCCGCGCTCGGCACCGACCGCCCCGAGAACGTAGACAACGGCTCCATGGACATTCTGGTCCTGGGCTCCGACTCCCGCTCCGGCGCCAACTCCGAGTACGGCGTCGACGAAGGTGCCGCCCGTTCCGACACCGCGATGATGGTGCACGTCTACGAGGGCCACAAGAAGGCCAGCGTCGTCTCCATCCCGCGCGACACCCTTGTCGACCGACCGCGCTGCGTCGACGCGAAGGGCAGCTCCGTCTCCGGCGAGAAGCGCGCCATGTTCAACACCGCGTACGAGGTCGGCGGCCCGGCCTGCGCGGTGAAGACCCTCGAGAAGATGTCCGGCATCCGCATGGACCACTACATCGAGGTCGACTTCACGGGCTTCAAGAAACTCATCGACAAGCTGGGCGGCGTGGAGATCACCACCACCAAGCCGATCGACGACTCCAAGAGCCATCTGCACCTGAAGCCCGGCACGCACACCCTCAACGGTGAGAAGTCGCTCGGTCTCGTACGGACCCGCAAGAGCGTCGGCGACGGCAGCGACCTCGGCCGAATACAGCTCCAGCAGGCGTTCATGAAGGCGTTCATCAACCAGGTCAAGGACGTCGGCGTCTTCACCAACCCCAAGAAGCTCTTCGACGTCGCCGACACCGCCACCAAGGCGATCACGCCCGATTCCGAGCTCGACTCGGTGCAGGAGCTGATGAGCTTCGCCAAGGGGCTCAGCGGTCTCGGCGCCGAGGACGTGCACATGATCACGATGCCGGTGGAGTACGACCCGGCCGACCCCAACCGCGTGATCCCGATCAAGGCGGCCGCCCGTCAGGTCTGGACGGCGCTCAAGCAGGACGAGCCGATCCCCGCCTCCGCGGTCAAGGACTCCGCCGGCGACAAGGGCGCTGCCGGTTCCCTCGTGCAGAGCCACTGA
- the rpmE gene encoding 50S ribosomal protein L31, with amino-acid sequence MKRDIHPEYVETQVSCTCGASFTTRSTIESGTVRAEVCSECHPFYTGKQKILDTGGRVARFEARFGKAAGSAKK; translated from the coding sequence TTGAAGCGCGACATCCACCCCGAGTACGTCGAGACCCAGGTCAGCTGTACCTGTGGCGCGTCGTTCACCACCCGTAGCACCATCGAGTCCGGCACCGTCCGGGCCGAGGTCTGCTCCGAGTGCCACCCGTTCTACACGGGCAAGCAGAAGATCCTCGACACCGGTGGCCGTGTGGCCCGCTTCGAGGCCCGCTTCGGCAAGGCTGCCGGCTCCGCCAAGAAGTAG
- the prfA gene encoding peptide chain release factor 1 yields the protein MFEAVEELIGEHADLEKKLADPSVHADQANARKLNKRYAELTPIIGTYRSWKQTGDDIQTARELGADDPDFAAEVKVLEKQREELTEKLRLLLVPRDPSDDKDVILEVKAGAGGDESALFAGDLLRMYLRYAERVGWKTEIIDATESELGGYKDVQVAVKTKGGQGATEPGQGVWARLKYEGGVHRVQRVPATESQGRIHTSAAGVLVTPEAEEIDVEIHANDLRIDVYRSSGPGGQSVNTTDSAVRITHLPTGIVASCQNEKSQLQNKEQAMRILRSRLLAAAQEEAEKEASDARRSQVRTVDRSEKIRTYNFPENRISDHRVGFKAYNLDQVLDGDLDTMIQACVDADSAAKLAAAQ from the coding sequence ATGTTCGAGGCGGTCGAGGAATTGATCGGCGAGCACGCCGATCTCGAGAAGAAGCTCGCCGACCCTTCGGTCCACGCGGACCAGGCGAACGCGCGCAAGCTCAACAAGCGTTACGCCGAGCTGACCCCGATCATCGGCACGTACCGCTCCTGGAAGCAGACCGGGGACGACATCCAGACCGCGCGTGAACTGGGCGCCGACGACCCGGACTTCGCCGCCGAGGTCAAGGTGCTGGAGAAGCAGCGCGAGGAGCTCACCGAGAAGCTGCGGCTGCTGCTCGTACCGCGCGACCCCAGCGACGACAAGGACGTCATCCTCGAGGTCAAGGCCGGCGCGGGCGGCGACGAGTCCGCCCTGTTCGCCGGTGACCTGCTGCGGATGTATCTGCGCTACGCGGAGCGCGTCGGCTGGAAGACCGAGATCATCGACGCCACCGAGTCCGAGCTGGGCGGCTACAAGGACGTCCAGGTCGCGGTGAAGACCAAGGGCGGCCAGGGCGCGACCGAGCCGGGACAGGGCGTCTGGGCGCGGCTGAAGTACGAGGGCGGAGTGCACCGCGTGCAGCGGGTGCCGGCCACCGAGTCCCAGGGCCGTATCCACACCTCCGCGGCAGGCGTCCTGGTGACGCCCGAGGCGGAGGAGATCGACGTCGAGATCCACGCCAACGACCTGCGGATCGACGTCTACCGCTCGTCGGGCCCCGGCGGCCAGTCCGTCAACACCACCGACTCCGCGGTGCGCATCACGCACCTGCCGACCGGCATCGTCGCCTCCTGCCAGAACGAGAAGAGCCAGCTCCAGAACAAGGAGCAGGCGATGCGTATCCTGCGCTCCAGGCTGCTTGCCGCGGCACAGGAGGAGGCGGAGAAGGAGGCCTCGGACGCCCGCCGCAGCCAGGTCCGTACCGTCGACCGCTCCGAGAAGATCCGTACGTACAACTTCCCGGAAAACCGGATCTCCGACCACCGCGTCGGCTTCAAGGCGTACAACTTGGACCAGGTGCTCGACGGGGATCTGGACACCATGATCCAGGCCTGTGTCGACGCCGACTCCGCCGCCAAACTCGCCGCCGCCCAGTAA
- the prmC gene encoding peptide chain release factor N(5)-glutamine methyltransferase: MQLTPGGRPPSPRSVLLAEVAQATQRLADAGVPSPRFDAEELAAFVHGVKRGELHNVKDADFDARYWEAIARREAREPLQHITGRAFFRFLELQVGPGVFVPRPETESVVGWAIDAVRAMDVVEPLIVDLCTGSGAIALAMAQEVPRSRVHGVELSEDALRWTRKNAEGSRVTVHQGDALSALPELDGQVDLVISNPPYIPLTEWEYVAPEARDHDPDMALFSGEDGLDTIRGIERTAHRLLRPGGLVVIEHADTQGGQVPWIFNEEAGWADAADHPDLNRRPRFATARKAMP; the protein is encoded by the coding sequence GTGCAGCTAACTCCCGGGGGACGACCCCCGTCCCCCCGATCTGTGCTGCTTGCCGAGGTGGCCCAGGCCACCCAGCGGCTGGCCGACGCCGGCGTGCCCTCGCCGCGCTTCGACGCCGAGGAGCTCGCCGCGTTCGTGCATGGCGTGAAGCGGGGAGAGCTGCACAACGTCAAGGACGCGGACTTCGACGCCCGCTACTGGGAGGCGATCGCCCGCCGCGAGGCCCGTGAGCCGCTCCAGCACATCACCGGACGCGCCTTCTTCCGCTTCCTGGAGCTGCAGGTCGGCCCCGGCGTCTTCGTACCGCGCCCGGAGACCGAGTCGGTCGTCGGGTGGGCCATAGACGCCGTACGGGCCATGGATGTCGTCGAGCCGCTCATCGTCGATCTGTGTACGGGCTCCGGGGCCATCGCGCTCGCCATGGCGCAGGAGGTGCCGCGCTCGCGTGTGCACGGAGTGGAGCTCTCCGAGGACGCGCTGCGGTGGACCCGTAAGAACGCCGAGGGCTCACGCGTCACCGTCCACCAGGGCGACGCGCTGAGCGCCCTGCCGGAGCTCGACGGCCAGGTCGACCTGGTCATCTCCAATCCGCCGTACATCCCGCTCACCGAGTGGGAGTATGTCGCGCCCGAGGCCCGTGACCACGACCCGGACATGGCGCTCTTCTCCGGCGAGGACGGCCTGGACACCATCCGCGGTATCGAGCGCACCGCTCACCGGCTGCTGCGGCCCGGCGGCCTGGTGGTCATCGAGCACGCCGACACCCAGGGCGGCCAGGTGCCGTGGATCTTCAACGAGGAGGCCGGCTGGGCGGACGCGGCCGACCACCCCGACCTGAACAGGCGACCGCGCTTCGCGACCGCACGCAAGGCCATGCCGTGA